From the genome of Zalophus californianus isolate mZalCal1 chromosome 6, mZalCal1.pri.v2, whole genome shotgun sequence, one region includes:
- the MUC8 gene encoding uncharacterized protein MUC8 — MHPHYVSFTLGRCPRRARRWPREEGFPVLGCAEGGRVPGRSAVQRGVGTLRRHRPDGSVSTPGSPLAQGRRLSCPRMRGGWPGARKKCCPARRGHSADASPRRVGVHAGLAVGPGKKAFLSSDARRVAGCPEEVLSSAAWALCGCIAQTGRCPRRARRWPREEGFPVLGCAEGGRVPGRSVVQRGVGTLRMHRPDGSVSTPGSPLAQGRRLSCPRMRGGWPGARKKCCPARRGHSADASPRRVGVHAGLAVGPGKKAFLSSDARRVAGCPEEVLSSAAWALCGCIAQTGRCPRRARRWPREEGFPVLGCAEGGRVPGRSVVQRGVGTLRMHRPDGSVSTPGSPLAQGRRLSCPRMRGGWPGARKKCCPARRGHPADASPRRVGVHAGLAVGPGKKAFLSSDARRVAGCPEEVLSSAAWALCGCIAQTGRCPRRARRWPREEGFPVLGCAEGGRVPGRSVVQRGVGTLRMHRPDGTSSTSTPSTGSASTSSSSSSSNSSTQGPLHRRAPRSAPGPRGVSPP, encoded by the exons atgcacccccacTATGTGTCATTTACTTTG GGTCGGTGTCCACGCCGGGCTCGCCGTTGGCCCAGGGAAGAAGGATTTCCTGTCCTCGGATGCGCGGAGGGTGGCCGGGTGCCCGGAAGAAGTGCTGTCCAGCGCGGCGTGGGCACCCTGCGGAGGCATCGCCCAGACG GGTCGGTGTCCACGCCGGGCTCGCCGTTGGCCCAGGGAAGAAGGCTTTCCTGTCCTCGGATGCGCGGAGGGTGGCCGGGTGCCCGGAAGAAGTGTTGTCCAGCGCGGCGTGGGCACTCTGCGGATGCATCGCCCAGACG GGTCGGTGTCCACGCCGGGCTCGCCGTTGGCCCAGGGAAGAAGGCTTTCCTGTCCTCGGATGCGCGGAGGGTGGCCGGGTGCCCGGAAGAAGTGTTGTCCAGCGCGGCGTGGGCACTCTGCGGATGCATCGCCCAGACG GGTCGGTGTCCACGCCGGGCTCGCCGTTGGCCCAGGGAAGAAGGCTTTCCTGTCCTCGGATGCGCGGAGGGTGGCCGGGTGCCCGGAAGAAGTGTTGTCCAGCGCGGCGTGGGCACTCTGCGGATGCATCGCCCAGACG GGTCGGTGTCCACGCCGGGCTCGCCGTTGGCCCAGGGAAGAAGGCTTTCCTGTCCTCGGATGCGCGGAGGGTGGCCGGGTGCCCGGAAGAAGTGTTGTCCAGCGCGGCGTGGGCACTCTGCGGATGCATCGCCCAGACG GGTCGGTGTCCACGCCGGGCTCGCCGTTGGCCCAGGGAAGAAGGCTTTCCTGTCCTCGGATGCGCGGAGGGTGGCCGGGTGCCCGGAAGAAGTGTTGTCCAGCGCGGCGTGGGCACTCTGCGGATGCATCGCCCAGACG GGTCGGTGTCCACGCCGGGCTCGCCGTTGGCCCAGGGAAGAAGGCTTTCCTGTCCTCGGATGCGCGGAGGGTGGCCGGGTGCCCGGAAGAAGTGTTGTCCAGCGCGGCGTGGGCACCCTGCGGATGCATCGCCCAGACG GGTCGGTGTCCACGCCGGGCTCGCCGTTGGCCCAGGGAAGAAGGCTTTCCTGTCCTCGGATGCGCGGAGGGTGGCCGGGTGCCCGGAAGAAGTGTTGTCCAGCGCGGCGTGGGCACCCTGCGGATGCATCGCCCAGACG GGTCGGTGTCCACGCCGGGCTCGCCGTTGGCCCAGGGAAGAAGGCTTTCCTGTCCTCGGATGCGCGGAGGGTGGCCGGGTGCCCGGAAGAAGTGTTGTCCAGCGCGGCGTGGGCACTCTGCGGATGCATCGCCCAGACG GGTCGGTGTCCACGCCGGGCTCGCCGTTGGCCCAGGGAAGAAGGCTTTCCTGTCCTCGGATGCGCGGAGGGTGGCCGGGTGCCCGGAAGAAGTGTTGTCCAGCGCGGCGTGGGCACCCTGCGGATGCATCGCCCAGACG GCACCAGCAGCACGAGCACCCCCAGCACCGGCAGCGCCAGCACGAGCtcaagcagcagcagcagcaacagcagcaccCAAGGGCCTCTGCATCGGAGGGCCCCGCGGAGCGCTCCGGGTCCACGAGGGGTTTC